GAGAAATATGAAACATTTATTGTCTCATCAATGTTTAAATATCGTGTTCTGGCATATTTCAGTTAAAAATTTGAATTCTAATCATAAAATTATTTCAAAGAAAGATATTTCAAAGTATCCAATACCTAAACCCATTGAAAGATATTTTGAGATTAAAGACTAATATTCTTTAAGAATAATATTTTACTTATATTTACAAATCTTAATAAAATTTAATTATGGCTGGTTCGTTAAACAAAGTGATTCTAATTGGGAATTTAGGCGCTGACCCTGAAATTAGGGAAATGCCTGATGGTACAAAAATGGCGAAATTTTCAATTGCAACATCTGAAAGATATACAAATAAATCTGGTGAAAAAATATCAAACACTGATTGGCATAACATCGTTTTATGGAGAGGAACTGCTGAAGTTGCAGAAAAATATCTCCAAAAGGGAGATTCAGTTTGTATTGAAGGAAAGCTAAAAACACGTTCTTGGGAGGATGAAAATGGCAACAAAAAATATGCAACTGATGTTCAGGGAGATAGTATGACAATGCTTGGTTCTAAAAAAGATTCGGATAACTCGAATATGGGTTATACACCTCCACCAACACAACTTAATAACAAAAAAGAAGATAATGTTACGTCATCAAGCTCAACCCCAGAATCTAACTCTATAGATGACCTGCCATTTTCAAATTAAAATACCTAATTAAATACCTATTTTGGAATCCGAAGTTTTTAGTTATAGTTTTTTAACTCCGTTAATCTCGTGTATTGTATTATTAGTTTTTTCTGGTCTAATATCAGGCTCCGAGATTGGTTTTTTTGCACTCAGTCCGACTGATAAAAGTCAATTGAAAGATTCGAATATTAAAAGACATAAATTAATTCTTCGACTAATAGAATCCCCTAAAATGCTTCTGGCTACCATATTAATCGCAAATAATATTATCAATATCACTATAATAATTATATCATCATTAATCTTTACTAACTACTTAAACCTTAACAGTCCAGCATTAAACTTTTTCATTCAAATACTCCTCACTACATTTCTTATTCTATTATTCGGGGAAGTTATACCTAAAACTTACGCAAATAGAAACCCTCTATTAGTTTCTGAACTAATGGCTATTCCATTAGTCTTTATTCAAAAAACTCTTTATCCAGCATGTAATCTGTTGGTCAAATCTACAAATCTAATTAATGAAAATATTCATAAAAAATCATCACTGTCTTTACAGAACTTAACAACAGCTGTCAATTTAACTTCAGACACTGAGGAAGAAGAGAAAAAATTTCTAGAAGGGATTATTCAATTTGGACAAACAGATGTGAAGCAAATTATGAAAGCACGTATTGATATTGTTGCATTAAATATTAATACATCATTTGATGAGGTTATAAATGTTATTTTAGAATCTGGATATTCTAGAATTCCTGTATACGAAAACGACATTGATCAAATTAAAGGTATTTTATATATAAAAGATCTTTTACCAAATTTTGATGTTAAAAATTTTGACTGGAAAAATGTAATTAGAGAACCCTTTTTTGTACCCGAAAGCAAAAAAATTGATGATTTACTAAAAGAGATAAAAGAAAGAAAAAT
This genomic interval from Flavobacteriales bacterium TMED191 contains the following:
- the gldE gene encoding gliding motility-associated protein GldE, yielding MPILESEVFSYSFLTPLISCIVLLVFSGLISGSEIGFFALSPTDKSQLKDSNIKRHKLILRLIESPKMLLATILIANNIINITIIIISSLIFTNYLNLNSPALNFFIQILLTTFLILLFGEVIPKTYANRNPLLVSELMAIPLVFIQKTLYPACNLLVKSTNLINENIHKKSSLSLQNLTTAVNLTSDTEEEEKKFLEGIIQFGQTDVKQIMKARIDIVALNINTSFDEVINVILESGYSRIPVYENDIDQIKGILYIKDLLPNFDVKNFDWKNVIREPFFVPESKKIDDLLKEIKERKIHLVVVVDEYGGTSGIVTLEDILEEIVGDISDEFDQEDIIYSKLDNNTYIFDGKTSLNDFYRVFNIDGKEFEKNKGESDTLAGFLLEKIEKIPEEGQSIQFQKFKFIIEKINKKRIVSIKTLLSK
- the ssb gene encoding single-stranded DNA-binding protein — its product is MAGSLNKVILIGNLGADPEIREMPDGTKMAKFSIATSERYTNKSGEKISNTDWHNIVLWRGTAEVAEKYLQKGDSVCIEGKLKTRSWEDENGNKKYATDVQGDSMTMLGSKKDSDNSNMGYTPPPTQLNNKKEDNVTSSSSTPESNSIDDLPFSN